The proteins below come from a single Natrinema sp. SYSU A 869 genomic window:
- a CDS encoding MMPL family transporter — protein MSDSDSIRGRTDSTESEPTLKSRLNAMISDHPWRIVLAFAVVTGLFVGGIGGGGEQQAGTDQFTDGLEEQEALEDMQDDFENGGREGGGSTANLFISDDRNTLSKPSLLRMLEFQERAENEDGLRVASTTSPASLVAQHLDPDAETPEEQRRAVERATQREIEAAITDADETAGLPVSTDFTRESAQADVAQVAVTYDTPPNADTDDTAELQTGTAELANEIDGYETGENVEVFGDAIIEEEMLQLLGDTAIVVFPAALVLLLFFLLVAYRDPLDLGLGLLALLMTMIWTFGFMGYAGIPFSSMMITVFPLLIAVGIDFGIHIINRYREERAEGAAIGDAMGITTGQLSGAFLIVTLTTVIGFAANLTSSLSQLREFGIVASVGILFTFLIFGVFLPAGKVGLDRLRDGTRFPEFGTSPMGSEDSVLGRILPVGARAARIAPAVVLVSALIFGAAAAGYGTGVDTEFSQEAFFPDEDRLDQYERLPEPLTPGGYTFMTVLDYLEEDFDQGFVGSVTVYVDDPDVRSDAVFRDIDRAVEEPPDAFKETDRRAEASSIVSVIEQRKASDPEFAATVKRTDSNGDGLPDRDVDRVYDELLKEDDARQYVTSDRSATRIVYQVDVDADQTEATNAAESIANEMTMDATATGSLVVNQAVIDRITESAIRSLVVAFVLTAVFLMLSYWWLEGRMVYGVINLVPVLVTVAMLAGSMRLFDIPLSPFNAPILSVSIGLGVDYTVHFMHRFVDEFESGADVHDALAVTVRGTGGALTGSMLTTVCGLGVLYFALIPMIMEFGLLLALGVFYAYLTSILLLPSTIVVWDRLERRFGPLGDVQWRESARSLSGES, from the coding sequence ATGTCAGATTCCGATTCGATCCGCGGCCGGACGGACTCGACGGAGAGCGAGCCGACCCTCAAAAGCCGGCTCAATGCGATGATATCCGACCATCCTTGGCGGATCGTTCTCGCGTTCGCTGTGGTCACCGGACTGTTCGTCGGTGGCATCGGCGGTGGTGGCGAACAACAGGCCGGAACCGACCAGTTCACTGATGGTCTGGAAGAACAGGAGGCCCTCGAGGACATGCAGGACGACTTCGAGAACGGGGGCCGCGAGGGCGGCGGATCGACCGCGAATCTGTTCATCAGCGATGATCGAAACACCCTCTCGAAGCCGAGCCTCCTTCGGATGCTCGAGTTCCAAGAGCGTGCCGAAAACGAAGATGGGCTCAGGGTCGCATCGACGACGAGTCCGGCCTCACTCGTCGCCCAACACCTCGATCCGGACGCGGAAACGCCCGAAGAGCAGCGACGCGCCGTTGAGCGGGCCACGCAACGGGAAATAGAGGCGGCGATCACGGATGCTGACGAGACCGCAGGCCTGCCAGTGAGCACGGACTTCACCCGGGAGTCGGCACAGGCAGACGTTGCCCAGGTCGCGGTCACCTACGATACGCCGCCGAACGCTGATACGGACGACACGGCGGAGTTACAGACGGGAACCGCCGAGCTAGCCAATGAAATCGACGGCTACGAGACGGGCGAGAACGTCGAGGTGTTCGGCGATGCGATCATCGAAGAGGAGATGCTACAGTTGCTCGGCGATACCGCGATCGTCGTCTTCCCGGCGGCGCTCGTATTGCTTCTGTTCTTCCTGTTGGTGGCCTATCGCGATCCGCTCGATCTCGGACTCGGATTGCTCGCGCTGCTGATGACGATGATCTGGACCTTCGGCTTCATGGGCTATGCGGGCATCCCGTTCTCGAGTATGATGATAACGGTGTTCCCGCTCCTGATAGCTGTGGGGATCGACTTCGGGATCCACATCATCAACCGGTATCGCGAGGAACGTGCCGAGGGAGCGGCCATCGGCGATGCGATGGGAATCACAACGGGACAGTTGTCGGGTGCGTTCCTGATCGTCACTCTCACTACCGTCATCGGGTTCGCTGCGAACCTGACGAGTTCGCTGTCCCAGCTTCGAGAGTTCGGAATCGTCGCGTCGGTCGGCATCCTGTTTACGTTCCTTATCTTCGGCGTCTTCCTGCCGGCCGGAAAGGTCGGGCTGGATCGACTCCGAGACGGGACCCGATTCCCGGAATTCGGCACGAGCCCGATGGGGAGCGAGGACTCCGTCCTCGGCCGCATCCTTCCAGTGGGGGCGAGGGCCGCACGAATCGCCCCCGCTGTCGTCCTCGTGAGCGCACTCATCTTCGGCGCAGCGGCGGCCGGCTACGGGACAGGCGTCGACACGGAGTTCTCCCAGGAAGCGTTCTTCCCGGACGAGGATCGGCTCGACCAGTACGAGCGACTCCCTGAACCACTCACACCCGGAGGCTACACCTTCATGACCGTCCTCGACTACCTCGAGGAGGACTTCGATCAGGGATTCGTTGGTTCGGTAACCGTCTACGTCGACGATCCGGACGTGAGATCGGACGCCGTCTTCCGCGATATCGATCGCGCGGTCGAGGAGCCGCCCGATGCGTTCAAGGAGACCGATCGCCGCGCGGAAGCGAGCAGCATTGTCAGCGTGATCGAACAGCGCAAGGCGTCCGATCCCGAGTTCGCGGCGACCGTCAAGCGGACCGACTCGAACGGCGACGGTCTTCCGGATCGAGACGTCGACCGCGTCTACGACGAACTGCTCAAGGAAGACGATGCTCGACAGTACGTCACGAGCGACCGGAGTGCGACCCGGATCGTGTATCAGGTGGATGTTGACGCCGACCAGACAGAGGCGACGAACGCCGCCGAGTCCATCGCTAACGAGATGACGATGGACGCGACGGCGACGGGGAGTCTTGTGGTCAATCAGGCCGTCATCGATCGCATCACCGAGTCGGCGATCAGGAGTCTGGTCGTCGCGTTCGTCCTCACTGCGGTCTTCCTGATGCTGTCCTACTGGTGGCTCGAGGGGCGGATGGTCTACGGCGTGATCAACCTCGTTCCGGTCCTTGTCACGGTCGCGATGTTGGCTGGGTCGATGCGACTGTTCGATATCCCGCTGTCGCCGTTCAATGCCCCCATTCTGTCAGTTTCGATCGGACTCGGCGTCGACTACACGGTCCACTTCATGCACCGGTTCGTCGACGAATTCGAGTCGGGGGCCGACGTCCACGACGCGCTTGCGGTCACGGTTCGCGGTACCGGGGGTGCCCTGACTGGCAGTATGCTCACGACCGTCTGCGGGCTCGGCGTGTTATATTTCGCGTTGATCCCCATGATCATGGAGTTCGGACTCCTGCTCGCGCTGGGGGTCTTCTACGCCTACCTCACGTCGATCCTCCTGCTTCCCTCGACGATTGTCGTCTGGGATCGCCTCGAGCGACGATTCGGCCCGCTCGGCGACGTTCAGTGGCGGGAGTCGGCTCGGTCCCTGTCTGGGGAAAGCTAG
- a CDS encoding TetR/AcrR family transcriptional regulator, whose translation MSSDIFDEPTDTREKILAATYRSLSEHGYADLTMQTIGDELEQSPSLVYHHYENKDALVLACLEFLLEHFEDELGQGTIEEPRERLEEILEWWFATDVDDEWHAFVTTVLELRAQAVHDPDYRAHFTRSDRVFKRSLAALLRAGIESGTFRECEPERVAEILQTTLNGTVLRRSSTDDDEWLSAVHGELQEYLRTRVYAGPDSDSADE comes from the coding sequence GTGTCGAGTGATATCTTCGACGAGCCGACGGACACCCGCGAGAAAATCTTGGCGGCAACCTATCGTAGTCTCAGTGAGCATGGCTACGCCGACCTGACCATGCAAACGATCGGTGACGAACTCGAGCAGAGTCCGTCGCTCGTCTATCACCACTACGAGAACAAGGACGCGCTGGTGCTCGCCTGTCTCGAATTTCTGCTCGAGCACTTCGAGGACGAGCTCGGACAGGGAACGATCGAGGAGCCACGGGAGCGACTCGAGGAGATACTCGAATGGTGGTTCGCCACGGACGTCGACGACGAGTGGCACGCGTTCGTGACGACGGTGCTCGAGCTCCGGGCACAGGCAGTCCACGATCCGGACTATCGGGCTCACTTCACCCGAAGCGATCGCGTCTTCAAACGGTCGCTCGCCGCGCTCCTCCGAGCGGGGATCGAAAGCGGGACGTTCCGCGAGTGCGAGCCAGAGCGCGTCGCGGAGATCCTACAGACGACCCTCAACGGGACGGTCCTTCGTCGCTCAAGCACCGATGACGATGAGTGGCTCTCAGCGGTCCACGGCGAATTACAGGAATATCTTCGAACGCGCGTGTACGCGGGACCAGACTCGGATTCTGCTGACGAGTGA
- a CDS encoding NEW3 domain-containing protein: protein MSRRRVAVLALAIVTVVSVLAPLSITATMAQQSSGELTRGEPNLELVDSNPEVTPGTETTLEVEIKNDGTLRTGTQSNRVLTARGVTAELADADPFKSTGGEVAVGPIQDGTIATAPLTIDVPEDVEPGTHEIQVDIEYAYTNRVSDSSGVQQRLTKTETLDLRVTVPEEPRFDVSTVATDVSPGASGDVTMEIENSGGESANHTRVSVTGFGGVTIDGGTSENAIGDLAPNESTTTTVEASIAESTSATDKPIEATFTYEDESGIDRTSDPVRTTLSLGAAQSFSVRNLEDSLSVGYEGNVTGDVVNDGPRPVDDAVLIVEPMSDSLFVEDTRYALPKLKSGEAATFAYPVEVSGQADAGARQLQFTVEYTGSGDATLQDGPISKRVVVDDRTDEFSISDDGASVRQGETSDLVLEITNERPETVTNIDARLYTEGALDAPDDEAFVKELEPGESAEIPFEISAAADATVETHPVELDFEYDTRRGETVLSDVYKHPIEVEPSEDDGGGFPSLIVGVLGALAVSGIGIGLWLRQD, encoded by the coding sequence ATGAGTCGTCGGCGCGTTGCTGTTCTCGCGCTCGCCATTGTGACGGTCGTCAGCGTGCTCGCACCCCTTTCAATCACTGCCACGATGGCACAGCAATCCAGTGGCGAGTTGACTCGCGGCGAACCGAATCTCGAACTCGTCGACTCGAACCCGGAGGTCACGCCGGGCACTGAAACGACTCTCGAGGTCGAGATTAAGAACGACGGCACCCTGCGAACAGGAACGCAGTCCAACCGGGTGCTCACGGCTCGCGGCGTGACTGCCGAACTCGCCGATGCTGATCCCTTCAAGTCGACCGGCGGCGAAGTGGCGGTCGGCCCGATTCAAGACGGGACGATCGCGACGGCTCCGCTCACGATCGACGTTCCTGAAGACGTAGAGCCCGGCACTCACGAGATTCAGGTCGATATCGAATACGCCTACACGAACCGCGTCTCGGACTCCTCCGGGGTCCAGCAGCGACTCACGAAGACCGAAACCCTCGACCTGCGAGTGACGGTCCCCGAGGAACCTCGATTCGACGTGTCGACCGTCGCGACTGACGTCTCCCCCGGTGCGAGCGGTGACGTAACGATGGAGATCGAAAACTCGGGAGGCGAGTCCGCGAACCACACGCGCGTATCCGTCACCGGCTTCGGCGGTGTGACGATCGATGGCGGGACAAGCGAGAACGCGATCGGTGACCTCGCGCCAAACGAGTCGACGACGACGACCGTCGAGGCGTCGATCGCCGAGTCGACCAGCGCGACAGACAAGCCGATCGAGGCGACGTTCACCTACGAGGACGAGTCCGGTATCGACCGGACCAGCGATCCCGTCCGGACGACGCTCTCGCTGGGAGCAGCCCAATCGTTCTCGGTTCGGAACCTCGAGGACTCCCTCTCGGTCGGCTACGAGGGGAACGTGACGGGTGATGTCGTTAACGATGGGCCACGACCCGTCGACGACGCGGTGTTGATCGTCGAACCGATGAGCGACTCGCTGTTCGTCGAAGACACCCGCTACGCGCTTCCCAAGCTGAAGTCCGGCGAGGCTGCAACGTTTGCCTATCCGGTGGAAGTCAGTGGCCAGGCAGACGCGGGTGCCCGACAGCTCCAGTTTACGGTCGAGTACACCGGGAGCGGGGACGCGACCCTGCAGGACGGTCCGATCTCCAAGCGAGTCGTCGTTGACGACCGAACCGATGAGTTCTCGATCAGCGACGATGGCGCGTCGGTTCGACAGGGCGAAACCAGCGACCTCGTTCTCGAGATCACGAACGAGCGTCCGGAGACGGTGACGAATATCGACGCCAGACTCTACACCGAAGGGGCCCTCGATGCGCCCGATGACGAAGCGTTCGTCAAGGAACTCGAGCCCGGAGAGTCGGCCGAAATTCCGTTCGAGATCTCGGCGGCGGCGGACGCGACCGTCGAGACACATCCGGTCGAACTCGATTTCGAGTACGACACCCGGCGAGGAGAGACGGTTCTTTCGGACGTCTATAAGCACCCCATCGAGGTCGAACCTAGCGAAGATGACGGTGGCGGATTCCCGTCACTGATCGTCGGCGTACTCGGCGCACTCGCCGTGAGTGGAATCGGTATCGGCCTCTGGTTGAGACAGGACTGA